The following proteins come from a genomic window of Sesamum indicum cultivar Zhongzhi No. 13 linkage group LG10, S_indicum_v1.0, whole genome shotgun sequence:
- the LOC105171568 gene encoding heat stress transcription factor A-2c produces the protein MNPIGDMMKEDRFLGSSSLYTDVEPLTDGNVPPQPMEGLHETGPPPFLSKTYDFVDDPNTNHIVSWSKGNNSFIVWDPQNFAKNLLPRYFKHNNFSSFVRQLNTYGFRKVDPDKWEFANEGFLRGQRHLLKNIKRRKTASNFQASNQGLESCVEVGSFGLDAEIDRLRRDKQVLMAELVKLRQLQQNTNSHLKEMEQRLKGTELKQRQTMSFLAKALKNPTFLQQMVQQKDRMKELEDAIGKKRRKRIDLGSGNVGIVRERERNAYMIDSQELGCNGGEGSSSAIGDIYVKIEPEEFGDKISGFDVELERLAMSMEGPSMNMEDQMLHNDDHSDNIDKNLISAEKPFDEGFWGGIEDEIGTFGVGGHDLDEEVDAFTDQLGFLGSSPR, from the exons atgaatCCTATAGGAGATATGATGAAGGAGGATCGGTTCTTGGGGTCAAGTTCACTATATACAGATGTTGAGCCACTGACGGATGGTAATGTTCCTCCTCAACCAATGGAGGGTTTACATGAGACAGGCCCTCCACCATTCCTCAGCAAGACTTATGATTTCGTCGATGATCCGAATACGAATCACATTGTTTCTTGGAGCAAAGGTAACAACAGTTTCATTGTCTGGGATCCTCAGAACTTTGCCAAGAATCTTCTCCCCAGGTACTTCAAACACAACAATTTCTCAAGCTTTGTCAGGCAGCTAAATACCTAT GGTTTTAGGAAAGTTGATCCAGACAAATGGGAGTTTGCTAATGAAGGGTTTTTGAGGGGACAAAGACATCTCTTGAAAAACATTAAGAGGAGAAAGACAGCATCTAATTTCCAGGCATCAAACCAAGGTTTGGAGTCTTGTGTTGAGGTTGGAAGCTTTGGGCTAGACGCAGAAATCGATCGTTTAAGGAGAGACAAGCAGGTTTTAATGGCGGAATTGGTGAAGCTCAGACAGCTACAGCAGAATACCAATTCACATCTCAAAGAAATGGAGCAAAGGCTTAAAGGGACCGAACTCAAACAACGACAGACAATGAGCTTCTTGGCCAAGGCGTTAAAGAACCCGACTTTCCTACAGCAAATGGTCCAGCAGAAGGATAGAATGAAAGAGCTTGAGGATGCAATTGGTAAGAAGAGAAGGAAGAGAATTGATCTTGGTTCAGGAAACGTTGGAATAGTGAGAGAAAGGGAGAGAAATGCTTACATGATTGACAGTCAAGAATTAGGCTGCAATGGAGGAGAAGGAAGCAGTTCTGCTATTGGAGATATATATGTTAAGATAGAACCTGAGGAGTTTGGTGATAAGATCAGTGGATTTGATGTAGAGTTGGAGAGACTGGCAATGAGCATGGAAGGACCCTCAATGAACATGGAGGATCAAATGCTACACAATGATGATCATAGTGATAATATAGACAAGAACCTAATTAGTGCAGAAAAGCCATTTGATGAAGGGTTTTGGGGAGGAATTGAAGATGAAATTGGTACATTTGGTGTTGGAGGACATGACTTAGATGAGGAGGTTGATGCTTTTACTGATCAGCTAGGATTCTTGGGTTCAAGCCCAAGATAG
- the LOC105171299 gene encoding 1,2-dihydroxy-3-keto-5-methylthiopentene dioxygenase 2, with product MGSLSKDDRAEVIQAWYMDDSDEDQRLPHHRNPKEFVSFEKLDELGVLSWRLDADKYETDPELKKIREARGYSYMDFCEVCPEKLPNYEEKIKNFYEEHLHTDEEIRYCVAGSGYFDVRDRDESWIRIWVKKGAMIVLPAGIYHRFTLDSNNYIKAMRLFVGDPVWTPYNRPHDHLPARQEYVEAFVKKAGADQAVDTAA from the exons ATGGGTTCTCTTAGCAAG GATGACAGGGCGGAAGTTATTCAGGCATGGTACATGGATGACAGTGATGAAGATCAGAGACTTCCTCATCACCGTAACCCGAAAGAATTTGTGTCCTTTGAAAAACTTGATG AGCTTGGAGTGCTTAGCTGGAGGTTAGATGCTGACAAATATGAAACAGATCCAGAGTTGAAGAAAATTCGTGAAGCTCGTGGTTATTCTTATATG GACTTCTGTGAAGTTTGCCCAGAAAAACTGCCAAATTATGAAGAGAAGATCAAGAACTTCTATGAAGAACATCTTCACACAGATGAGGAAATCCGCTATTGTGTTGCAGGGAGTG GGTATTTTGATGTGCGTGATCGTGATGAATCTTGGATCCGCATCTGGGTAAAGAAAGGGGCAATGATTGTTCTCCCGGCTGGAATTTATCATCGCTTTACACTTGATTCCAACAATTACATCAAG GCAATGCGACTCTTTGTTGGTGATCCTGTTTGGACACCATATAATCGTCCTCACGATCATCTTCCTGCAAG GCAAGAGTATGTGGAAGCTTTTGTGAAGAAGGCAGGTGCTGATCAAGCAGTTGATACTGCAGCTTAA